Proteins found in one Sporosarcina jeotgali genomic segment:
- a CDS encoding bifunctional folylpolyglutamate synthase/dihydrofolate synthase has translation MIPKLDEYKKQVKITSVNEIKPGLAAIEHAMELLGSPQKELRAIHVAGTNGKGSTICFMESILREAGIRTGVFASPAMVDIHDQIRLNGENITEAELTATFQTLKDSGLDGMLTDFELITAAAFVTFNRLKPDVVLIECGMGGRFDSTNVIIPMVSVIPSIAKDHVGFLGNTIEEIAWHKTGIFKKGVPAVCGQLPEEALAVAEKVAADVGSPLMTYGHNFWMKEGNPEHFHGSINMNLSDRKMKGPHQAINAAVAIEALLKADLQLPTESIQSGIANAQLSNRFEEVAPDVFFDGAHNPAAAAMLRRTVQEQFPCEKIDFVIGMMANKEIKETLNELIPVAHSFTFIDFDVPGAATAQFVYDQCEFGRKQVTEQENASIILSKDLGKKKIVSGSLYLLNSLRSHIL, from the coding sequence ATGATACCGAAATTGGACGAGTATAAGAAACAAGTGAAAATCACGAGCGTTAATGAAATTAAGCCGGGGCTTGCAGCGATTGAGCATGCGATGGAACTTCTTGGATCACCGCAAAAAGAACTGCGGGCGATTCACGTAGCCGGAACGAACGGGAAAGGCTCAACCATTTGTTTCATGGAATCCATTCTTCGCGAAGCGGGGATCCGTACAGGTGTCTTTGCTTCTCCAGCGATGGTCGATATTCATGACCAAATCCGGTTGAATGGTGAAAACATTACTGAAGCGGAGCTGACAGCTACATTTCAAACATTGAAAGATTCTGGACTGGATGGGATGTTGACAGACTTTGAGCTTATTACAGCAGCAGCATTTGTGACTTTTAATCGGCTGAAACCTGATGTAGTCCTCATTGAATGCGGGATGGGCGGAAGATTCGACAGCACGAATGTGATCATTCCGATGGTTTCTGTTATTCCATCTATCGCAAAAGATCATGTTGGATTCCTTGGAAATACAATAGAAGAGATCGCGTGGCATAAAACCGGGATTTTTAAAAAAGGAGTTCCTGCTGTATGTGGCCAATTACCTGAAGAAGCACTAGCAGTTGCAGAAAAAGTTGCGGCAGATGTGGGCAGTCCGTTAATGACATACGGACACAACTTCTGGATGAAGGAAGGTAATCCCGAGCACTTCCACGGAAGTATAAACATGAATTTATCTGACAGAAAAATGAAAGGTCCTCATCAGGCTATCAATGCAGCAGTTGCAATTGAAGCGCTGCTAAAAGCCGATCTTCAGCTTCCCACAGAATCCATTCAATCCGGGATTGCGAACGCACAGCTTTCCAACCGATTTGAAGAAGTCGCACCTGATGTGTTTTTCGATGGAGCCCATAATCCGGCTGCCGCTGCCATGCTCAGACGTACCGTACAGGAACAATTTCCCTGTGAGAAAATAGATTTTGTTATTGGAATGATGGCCAATAAAGAAATTAAAGAAACACTTAATGAATTAATACCGGTAGCACATTCTTTTACCTTCATTGATTTTGATGTGCCCGGAGCAGCGACTGCACAATTCGTTTACGATCAATGTGAATTTGGAAGAAAACAGGTGACAGAACAAGAAAATGCGTCTATAATACTATCGAAAGACCTAGGTAAAAAGAAAATAGTCTCAGGTTCTTTATACTTGCTAAATAGTCTAAGGTCTCATATACTGTAA
- a CDS encoding ATP-grasp domain-containing protein — protein sequence MKRCWIIYNGSLVNDKFRDQAELVHDAADRASVSATIYKNYEIMMDVTQKVESLPDFVVFLDKDIVLATYLKSLGIPVFNDPEVIERCDNKTKQAIALAHDGIPMPRTIIAPKVYPNFTIRDSGYYDRVLQELGLPMIIKEARGSFGMNVYLIETKEQFFEKTESLRGIDYLFQEFVASSRGRDIRVNVVGGQVVAAMYRHSETDFRANITNGGIAEIVELTDAQIEISLQAAESVGADFAGVDLLFGKNEEPLICEVNAAAHIRNIYNVTGINVADAMISYILEVIE from the coding sequence TTGAAGAGATGCTGGATTATTTATAATGGAAGTTTGGTAAACGACAAATTCCGGGATCAGGCGGAACTTGTACATGATGCTGCTGATCGGGCAAGTGTTTCTGCAACGATTTATAAAAATTATGAAATCATGATGGATGTAACGCAAAAAGTCGAATCACTCCCTGATTTCGTCGTGTTTTTGGATAAAGATATTGTTCTTGCCACCTATTTAAAATCTCTTGGCATTCCCGTATTTAATGATCCTGAAGTGATTGAGCGCTGTGACAATAAAACGAAACAAGCGATTGCTCTTGCGCACGATGGAATTCCCATGCCCCGAACAATCATTGCACCAAAAGTGTATCCGAATTTCACAATCCGGGACAGCGGTTATTACGACAGAGTTTTACAAGAGCTCGGCCTCCCTATGATCATTAAAGAAGCTCGCGGTTCTTTCGGAATGAATGTCTATCTGATTGAAACCAAGGAACAATTTTTCGAGAAGACAGAGTCATTGCGCGGTATTGATTATTTATTTCAAGAGTTCGTCGCTTCGAGCCGCGGACGCGATATTCGGGTGAACGTCGTTGGCGGCCAGGTTGTCGCCGCGATGTATCGCCATTCCGAGACAGATTTCCGCGCAAACATTACAAACGGCGGTATTGCCGAAATCGTTGAATTGACGGATGCGCAAATCGAGATTTCATTACAAGCAGCTGAATCTGTTGGTGCAGATTTTGCTGGGGTGGACTTATTGTTCGGTAAGAATGAGGAACCGCTTATTTGTGAAGTGAATGCCGCAGCACACATCCGGAATATTTATAATGTCACGGGTATTAATGTAGCGGATGCGATGATTTCGTACATTTTAGAGGTGATCGAATGA
- a CDS encoding ATP-grasp domain-containing protein: MKGYIYYEEDDALRNQWFIDELIKEGNANQLDVELLTGDDELPGDASFVFYRARDVEKSQRWEQEGHVVVNRSEVNRVANDKFQTFQLAALLGVPSIPARRVDSVQDIQKYPIVIKTTNGHGGAEVHLCETNDEAEHVISLYPNRQLVMQPYIQHNSSDVRLYLIGVEVVGAVKRTGTDSFKANVGLGGTAERFDVPPPLREFAVKIAKALKSDYIGVDFIQNAEGVWLLNEIEDPVGARSLYETSELNVAREVMRHIHKKLTKC, from the coding sequence ATGAAAGGCTATATTTATTATGAAGAGGATGATGCGTTACGCAATCAATGGTTTATCGACGAGCTGATCAAAGAAGGCAATGCAAACCAGCTGGATGTCGAATTACTGACAGGTGACGATGAACTGCCAGGCGATGCGTCGTTCGTCTTTTATCGCGCACGTGACGTTGAAAAGAGTCAGCGATGGGAACAGGAAGGACATGTTGTCGTCAATCGAAGTGAAGTGAATCGTGTTGCGAATGACAAATTTCAAACGTTCCAGCTTGCTGCGCTTTTGGGAGTCCCTTCAATTCCTGCAAGACGGGTGGATTCTGTTCAGGATATTCAAAAGTATCCTATAGTTATAAAAACGACGAATGGACACGGTGGCGCAGAAGTCCATTTATGTGAGACGAACGATGAAGCGGAGCACGTGATTTCGCTTTATCCAAATCGACAGCTGGTGATGCAGCCGTACATTCAGCACAATTCTTCTGATGTCCGACTTTATTTAATTGGCGTTGAAGTTGTGGGAGCTGTAAAGCGCACTGGAACGGATTCATTTAAGGCGAATGTTGGATTAGGTGGAACAGCTGAGCGATTTGATGTCCCTCCTCCATTGCGTGAGTTCGCTGTGAAGATTGCCAAAGCACTGAAGAGTGACTATATCGGAGTTGATTTCATTCAGAATGCAGAAGGCGTCTGGTTGTTGAATGAAATTGAAGATCCTGTAGGTGCCCGGTCACTTTACGAGACAAGTGAATTGAATGTGGCGCGGGAAGTCATGCGGCATATCCATAAAAAACTTACAAAGTGCTGA
- a CDS encoding valine--tRNA ligase yields the protein MTEKEQLEMPTKYDPQTIERDRYEWWLKGEYFKAQPESGKEPYTIVIPPPNVTGKLHLGHAWDTTLQDILIRMKRMQGYDALWLPGMDHAGIATQAKVEEKLRANGQTRYDLGREKFLEETWKWKDEYAGHIRKQWSKLGLALDYSRERFTLDEGLSRAVREVFVKLYEKELIYRGEYIINWDPATKTALSDIEVIHKDVAGAFYHMRYPLADGTGSIEIATTRPETMLGDTAVAVHPDDERYQHLIGKTVKLPIVGREIPIVADDYVEMDFGSGAVKITPAHDPNDFEIGNRHDLPRVLVMNEDGSMNKLAGKYEGMDRFECRKAIVKDLQDMDVLFKIEEHNHSVGHSERSGAVVEPYLSTQWFVKMQPLAEKAIELQKAEGKVTFVPERFEKTYLTWMENVHDWCISRQLWWGHRIPAWYHNETGEVFVGEEAPADIENWHQEDDVLDTWFSSALWPFSTMGWPDTEDPEFKRYYPTDALVTGYDIIFFWVSRMIFQGIEFTDQRPFKDVLIHGLVRAEDGRKMSKSLGNGVDPMDVIDQYGADALRYFLATGSSPGQDLRYSTEKVEAIWNFANKIWNASRFALMNMEGLKYEEIDLSGERSVADDWILTRLNETIDSVTKLSDRYEFGEVGRALYNFIWDDFCDWYIEMAKLPLYGDDEKAKHMTRSVLAYVLDNTMRLLHPLMPFITEEIWQNLPHEGESITVAAWPVADASLTNVERSTHMKLLTDVIKAVRTIRAEVNTPMSKQVPLYIAAKDEATAAVLKANSQYIEKFCNPETLEIGVDAQAPGKSMSAVVTGAELFMPLEGLLNIDEEIARLGKELDKWAGEVKRVQGKLSNERFVSKAPQSVVDEERAKEQDYLEKQAAVQRRIEELKEI from the coding sequence ATGACAGAAAAAGAGCAGTTGGAGATGCCGACTAAGTATGATCCGCAGACGATTGAAAGAGATCGTTATGAATGGTGGTTGAAGGGTGAGTACTTCAAAGCTCAGCCTGAGAGTGGAAAAGAGCCGTATACAATTGTGATTCCGCCTCCAAACGTTACGGGCAAATTACACTTGGGTCACGCTTGGGACACAACACTTCAAGATATTCTGATTCGCATGAAGCGCATGCAGGGATATGATGCTTTATGGCTTCCAGGTATGGACCACGCAGGTATTGCAACGCAAGCAAAAGTCGAAGAAAAGCTCCGTGCAAACGGGCAGACTCGTTATGACCTTGGCCGTGAGAAATTCCTGGAAGAAACGTGGAAATGGAAAGATGAATATGCTGGCCATATTCGCAAACAATGGTCAAAGCTGGGTCTTGCACTTGATTATTCCCGAGAACGATTTACGTTAGATGAAGGATTATCACGCGCAGTCCGTGAAGTATTCGTCAAGTTATATGAAAAAGAGTTAATTTACCGCGGCGAATATATTATCAACTGGGACCCTGCGACGAAAACTGCTTTGTCCGATATCGAAGTAATCCATAAAGATGTAGCAGGTGCTTTCTATCATATGCGATACCCCCTTGCAGATGGAACTGGAAGTATCGAAATTGCGACAACTCGCCCAGAAACGATGCTAGGGGATACGGCTGTTGCTGTTCACCCTGATGACGAGCGCTATCAGCACTTAATCGGTAAAACTGTGAAGTTGCCGATTGTTGGCCGTGAAATTCCTATCGTAGCGGATGATTACGTTGAAATGGACTTCGGAAGCGGTGCGGTTAAGATTACACCTGCACACGATCCGAATGACTTTGAAATCGGAAATCGCCATGACTTGCCGCGTGTTCTTGTGATGAACGAAGATGGTTCAATGAACAAGTTGGCTGGTAAGTACGAAGGAATGGACCGTTTCGAATGCCGCAAAGCAATCGTTAAAGATTTGCAGGACATGGACGTTCTTTTCAAAATAGAAGAACACAATCACTCTGTCGGTCATTCAGAGCGAAGCGGCGCAGTTGTAGAACCGTATTTGTCTACTCAGTGGTTCGTTAAAATGCAGCCGCTCGCTGAAAAAGCGATTGAATTGCAGAAGGCAGAAGGAAAAGTGACGTTCGTTCCTGAGCGTTTCGAGAAAACTTATTTAACGTGGATGGAAAATGTTCACGACTGGTGTATTTCCCGTCAATTGTGGTGGGGCCACCGGATTCCAGCCTGGTACCATAACGAAACTGGTGAAGTGTTTGTAGGAGAAGAAGCACCTGCAGACATCGAAAACTGGCACCAGGAAGACGATGTACTCGATACATGGTTCTCGTCTGCATTATGGCCGTTCTCTACGATGGGCTGGCCGGATACGGAAGATCCAGAGTTCAAACGCTATTATCCAACAGATGCTCTTGTTACAGGATATGACATCATCTTCTTCTGGGTGTCTCGCATGATTTTCCAAGGCATCGAGTTTACGGATCAGCGTCCATTCAAGGATGTACTGATTCACGGATTAGTACGTGCAGAAGACGGACGCAAAATGTCGAAATCACTCGGTAACGGGGTAGACCCCATGGATGTTATCGATCAGTATGGTGCCGATGCATTGCGTTACTTCCTGGCTACCGGTTCATCACCAGGACAGGATCTCCGCTACTCGACTGAGAAAGTTGAAGCGATTTGGAACTTTGCCAATAAAATCTGGAACGCTTCCCGATTTGCGCTGATGAACATGGAAGGCTTGAAATATGAAGAAATCGATTTGTCTGGAGAACGATCTGTTGCAGACGACTGGATTCTAACTCGTTTGAACGAGACCATTGACTCTGTGACGAAGCTGTCAGATCGCTATGAGTTCGGTGAAGTCGGCCGCGCGCTTTATAACTTCATCTGGGATGATTTCTGTGACTGGTATATCGAGATGGCGAAGCTGCCATTGTATGGAGACGACGAGAAAGCGAAGCACATGACGCGTTCAGTTCTGGCATATGTCCTCGACAATACGATGCGTTTGCTGCACCCGCTCATGCCGTTCATTACAGAAGAAATCTGGCAGAACTTGCCGCATGAAGGTGAGTCAATCACTGTTGCTGCATGGCCGGTGGCGGATGCAAGCCTAACGAACGTTGAGCGTTCCACTCACATGAAGCTATTGACAGATGTCATCAAAGCGGTTCGTACAATTCGTGCAGAAGTCAATACGCCTATGAGCAAACAAGTACCGTTGTACATCGCCGCGAAAGACGAAGCGACTGCAGCTGTCTTGAAAGCGAATAGCCAATACATCGAGAAATTCTGTAATCCAGAAACTCTTGAGATCGGCGTAGACGCTCAAGCGCCAGGCAAGTCGATGTCTGCAGTCGTAACAGGTGCAGAGCTCTTCATGCCGCTAGAAGGCTTGCTAAACATTGATGAAGAAATCGCACGTCTAGGAAAAGAACTGGATAAGTGGGCAGGGGAAGTGAAACGTGTTCAAGGCAAATTGTCCAACGAACGCTTTGTTTCAAAAGCACCACAGTCTGTTGTAGATGAAGAACGTGCAAAAGAACAGGATTATCTCGAAAAACAAGCTGCCGTTCAGCGCCGTATCGAGGAATTAAAAGAGATTTAA
- the hemL gene encoding glutamate-1-semialdehyde 2,1-aminomutase has protein sequence MRDYTKSKQAFSKAVDLMPGGVNSPVRAFKSVNMDPIFMESGKGAIITDIDGNEYIDYVLSWGPLILGHAEEGVVSAIQQAAVKGSSFGAPTLLENELAEIVIDRVPSIEMVRMVSSGTEATMSVLRLARGYTKRNLILKFEGCYHGHGDSLLIKAGSGVATLGLPDSPGVPEGVAKNTITVPYNDLDSLRVAFKEYGHDLAGVIVEPVAGNMGVVPPQPGFLEELRKLTEENGTLLIFDEVMTGFRVGYNCAQGHFGIKPDLTCLGKVIGGGLPVGAYGGKREIMEHIAPAGTVYQAGTLSGNPLAMTAGIETLKRLNPSSYEHFMKLGDQLEAGFREAAAANGIPHTVNRAGSMIGFFFTNEDVVDYETAKTSDLALFAEYYRLMAAEGIFLPPSQFEGMFLSAAHTEAHIAKTVDAFHKVFSQLKK, from the coding sequence ATGAGAGACTATACAAAATCCAAGCAAGCATTCAGTAAAGCTGTAGATCTTATGCCGGGCGGTGTTAACTCGCCTGTCCGTGCGTTCAAGTCAGTCAATATGGATCCGATTTTCATGGAAAGCGGTAAAGGAGCTATCATTACAGATATCGATGGCAATGAGTATATCGATTATGTGTTATCTTGGGGACCGCTAATCTTAGGTCACGCTGAAGAGGGTGTTGTATCCGCGATTCAGCAAGCTGCTGTTAAAGGATCGAGTTTCGGTGCACCGACATTGCTTGAGAATGAACTCGCTGAAATCGTCATCGACCGCGTACCGTCTATTGAAATGGTTCGTATGGTCTCTTCAGGTACAGAAGCGACAATGAGTGTCTTGCGTCTTGCTCGAGGATATACGAAACGTAACCTCATTTTGAAATTTGAAGGGTGTTACCACGGACACGGGGATTCATTGCTCATTAAAGCAGGATCTGGTGTTGCGACACTCGGCCTTCCGGACAGCCCAGGGGTTCCTGAAGGCGTTGCGAAAAATACGATCACTGTTCCTTATAACGACTTGGATAGCTTGAGGGTCGCATTTAAAGAATACGGCCACGATCTCGCTGGTGTAATTGTAGAGCCTGTTGCAGGAAACATGGGCGTTGTCCCGCCGCAGCCTGGTTTCTTAGAAGAATTGCGCAAGCTGACAGAGGAAAACGGTACGCTTCTCATTTTTGATGAAGTAATGACAGGTTTCCGCGTCGGATACAATTGTGCTCAAGGACATTTCGGTATTAAACCAGACTTGACGTGCCTCGGTAAAGTAATCGGCGGCGGACTGCCTGTGGGTGCTTACGGCGGTAAACGTGAAATTATGGAGCATATTGCCCCTGCTGGAACGGTTTATCAAGCTGGAACATTGTCTGGAAATCCACTTGCGATGACTGCTGGAATCGAGACTTTGAAGCGCTTGAATCCATCATCTTATGAGCATTTCATGAAACTCGGAGATCAGCTTGAAGCAGGGTTCCGTGAAGCAGCAGCTGCGAACGGAATTCCGCATACAGTCAATCGCGCTGGATCGATGATTGGATTCTTCTTTACGAATGAAGATGTGGTGGATTATGAAACTGCAAAGACATCTGATTTAGCGTTATTTGCTGAATACTACCGCCTGATGGCTGCAGAAGGCATTTTCTTGCCGCCTTCTCAGTTTGAAGGAATGTTCCTTTCAGCTGCTCATACAGAAGCGCATATTGCCAAAACGGTAGATGCGTTCCATAAGGTTTTCAGTCAATTAAAAAAATAA
- the hemB gene encoding porphobilinogen synthase yields the protein MNNLNFRRHRRLRSTAGMRAMVRETQLQVTDFIYPIFVIEGENVKNEIPSMPGIYQHSMDNLGEELDEAVSLGIPSVIFFGVVTGKDAVGSGAYHDHGIIQQAIRFAKKRHPELIVVADTCLCEYTDHGHCGVIEGERVLNDPSLDLLVKTAVSQANAGADIIAPSNMMDGFVVAIREGLDEAGFEEIPIMSYAVKYASAYYGPFRDAADSTPQFGDRKAYQMDPANRMEALREAESDIAEGADFLIVKPALSYLDILRDVKNNTLLPMVAYNVSGEYAMAKAAALNGWVDEQRIVLETLTSMKRAGADLIMTYHAKDAARWLEETK from the coding sequence ATGAATAACTTGAATTTCCGCCGGCACCGTCGGCTTCGCAGCACTGCTGGAATGCGTGCAATGGTTCGTGAAACACAACTGCAAGTTACGGACTTCATATACCCGATTTTTGTAATTGAAGGTGAGAACGTTAAAAATGAGATTCCTTCTATGCCTGGCATTTATCAGCATTCGATGGATAATCTCGGTGAAGAACTTGATGAAGCCGTGTCACTTGGAATTCCTTCTGTCATTTTCTTTGGTGTTGTAACTGGAAAAGATGCTGTGGGCAGTGGTGCTTATCATGATCACGGAATCATTCAGCAAGCGATCCGGTTTGCGAAAAAACGTCATCCTGAGCTAATTGTTGTTGCGGATACGTGTCTATGCGAATATACCGATCACGGACATTGCGGTGTAATCGAAGGCGAACGTGTATTGAACGATCCTTCTCTTGATTTGCTTGTGAAGACAGCTGTGTCACAAGCGAATGCTGGGGCAGATATCATTGCGCCATCTAATATGATGGACGGGTTCGTCGTTGCAATTCGAGAAGGATTGGATGAAGCTGGTTTCGAAGAGATTCCAATCATGTCGTATGCGGTGAAGTATGCATCTGCTTATTATGGTCCCTTCCGTGATGCTGCGGATTCTACACCGCAGTTTGGTGACCGGAAAGCCTATCAAATGGATCCTGCCAATCGTATGGAAGCATTGCGTGAAGCAGAATCGGATATTGCCGAAGGTGCAGATTTCTTAATCGTTAAACCTGCATTATCTTACTTGGATATTTTACGTGATGTGAAAAACAATACATTACTTCCGATGGTTGCTTATAACGTAAGCGGGGAGTATGCAATGGCGAAAGCTGCTGCACTGAACGGCTGGGTAGATGAACAGCGTATCGTTCTAGAGACATTGACAAGTATGAAGCGTGCGGGTGCTGATTTAATCATGACGTATCATGCAAAAGACGCAGCTCGCTGGTTGGAGGAGACAAAATGA
- a CDS encoding uroporphyrinogen-III synthase has translation MVNKFPLSGETVIFTSTKKSEEPFDLVKQLGGSPVSYPLIRTVERICEEDHERLVQAQSYDWLIFTSQSAVAAFKQKLQRFGLEPTNFQLNVAAVGDKTAYALEQMGLGVDFIPEVFSADVFVQQFNPEGDSLRALFIKGNLAGTLISTELSLTVDEWTVYETLPEITSADQIIEIVKDQASVSILFASPSAVTVFKERVAPETGWTGFTIGAIGHITERALREAGAPVHAMPETYTLPELVRTLAESKGRN, from the coding sequence ATGGTCAATAAGTTCCCATTATCAGGAGAGACCGTAATTTTTACAAGTACTAAAAAGTCAGAGGAACCATTCGACCTTGTGAAACAGCTTGGAGGCAGTCCGGTTTCGTACCCGCTCATTCGAACAGTTGAACGGATATGTGAAGAAGATCATGAGCGTTTGGTTCAAGCTCAGTCCTACGACTGGCTGATTTTTACTAGTCAGAGTGCAGTAGCTGCTTTTAAGCAAAAGCTTCAGCGTTTCGGATTGGAACCCACTAATTTTCAATTGAATGTAGCAGCTGTCGGAGATAAAACCGCATATGCACTCGAGCAGATGGGATTAGGTGTGGATTTTATTCCTGAAGTTTTCAGTGCTGATGTGTTTGTTCAGCAGTTTAACCCTGAGGGTGATTCGCTTCGAGCGCTTTTTATCAAAGGAAATTTGGCGGGAACACTCATTTCAACAGAGCTCTCGTTAACTGTCGATGAATGGACCGTATATGAAACGCTGCCTGAGATCACGTCAGCAGATCAGATTATAGAAATCGTGAAAGACCAAGCTTCAGTTTCAATATTGTTTGCTAGTCCTTCAGCTGTAACTGTTTTTAAAGAACGTGTCGCGCCTGAAACTGGGTGGACAGGCTTTACAATTGGTGCCATCGGACATATAACAGAGCGGGCGCTTCGTGAAGCAGGGGCGCCTGTCCATGCTATGCCCGAAACGTATACATTACCTGAACTCGTGCGGACACTTGCCGAGTCGAAAGGAAGGAACTAA
- the hemC gene encoding hydroxymethylbilane synthase: MRKIIVGSRRSKLALTQTNWFIDQLKAAGVPFEFEVKEIVTKGDRIIDVQLSKVGGKGLFVKEIQQALFDKEIDFAVHSMKDMPSVLPEGLIVGCIPTRVDPRDAFISTNNVAFKDLPAGAVVGTSSLRRSSQLLLLRPDLEIKWIRGNIDTRLKKMQDGEYDAIILAASGLKRMGWSEDIVTEYMSLEDCIPAVGQGALSIECRSDDAELLAELAKLNDEQTFKEVEAERTFLREMDGSCQVPIGGFAQQKADGIELTGFIAAPDGSEVYRHTAKAETPVEAGKIVSDVLRKEGAAEVIQRVKAEMDGQ; the protein is encoded by the coding sequence TTGAGAAAAATTATTGTCGGTTCACGGAGAAGTAAGCTTGCGTTAACACAAACGAATTGGTTCATCGATCAATTGAAGGCAGCAGGTGTCCCTTTTGAATTCGAAGTGAAGGAAATCGTAACAAAAGGAGATCGTATTATTGATGTTCAGCTGTCTAAAGTAGGCGGTAAAGGGCTATTCGTAAAAGAGATCCAGCAAGCATTGTTCGACAAAGAAATCGACTTTGCCGTACATAGTATGAAAGATATGCCTTCAGTTTTGCCTGAAGGACTGATTGTTGGCTGTATTCCGACACGTGTAGACCCGCGTGATGCATTCATCTCTACGAACAATGTTGCGTTCAAAGATCTGCCTGCAGGGGCAGTAGTGGGTACATCCAGTTTGCGCAGAAGTTCACAGCTTTTATTGCTTCGGCCTGATCTTGAAATTAAATGGATTCGCGGCAATATCGATACACGTTTAAAGAAAATGCAAGATGGTGAATACGATGCAATTATCCTTGCTGCTTCCGGCCTTAAACGAATGGGCTGGAGTGAAGACATCGTTACGGAATACATGAGTCTTGAAGATTGTATTCCAGCGGTTGGCCAGGGTGCCTTGTCGATTGAATGCCGGTCAGATGACGCAGAACTTCTTGCAGAACTGGCAAAATTGAATGACGAGCAAACATTTAAAGAAGTGGAAGCTGAGCGTACATTTTTACGTGAGATGGATGGCTCATGTCAAGTTCCAATTGGCGGCTTTGCACAACAGAAGGCTGACGGAATTGAATTGACAGGCTTCATCGCTGCGCCAGACGGCTCAGAGGTATATCGCCATACGGCAAAAGCTGAAACTCCTGTTGAAGCAGGTAAAATCGTTTCAGACGTTTTGCGTAAAGAGGGAGCAGCAGAAGTCATTCAACGAGTGAAGGCTGAGATGGATGGTCAATAA
- the ccsA gene encoding cytochrome c biogenesis protein CcsA gives MVELTMARLQEAMLILYAVSLVFYFVDFLNKDSRAQRSAFWLTVIVFIMQTGFLLQAIIVTRQLPVLSLYEGVYFFAWVLITLSLGIQLKYHSSYAGFFLNIIAFCFMTIHIFAPAQMNTSGVGESLISELLFIHITFAILSYAAFAMAFVFAILYLLVYNLLKKKKWTSQFSRLPSLQHALIGMKSAIYTGIPVLLVSLILGIQWAYTALSNWTIFDIKIVGSFLLIVVYSALLFLNRSGKLKAADFAWATVFAFVLIIINFFLGSKLSQFHFWL, from the coding sequence ATGGTTGAGTTGACGATGGCGCGGCTTCAGGAAGCAATGCTCATTCTGTACGCCGTCAGCCTGGTTTTTTATTTTGTAGACTTTTTAAACAAGGATTCCCGTGCGCAGCGCAGTGCATTTTGGCTGACTGTCATTGTATTCATCATGCAAACCGGATTTCTTTTACAGGCCATCATAGTGACGAGACAACTGCCTGTTTTGTCTTTATATGAAGGCGTCTATTTCTTTGCATGGGTACTCATCACTTTATCGCTTGGCATCCAATTGAAGTATCATTCCAGTTATGCGGGATTCTTTTTGAATATTATAGCGTTCTGTTTTATGACCATTCATATTTTTGCGCCAGCTCAAATGAATACTTCAGGTGTCGGGGAATCTCTTATATCGGAACTGTTGTTCATTCATATTACATTCGCGATTCTTTCCTACGCCGCGTTTGCGATGGCATTCGTTTTCGCGATTCTGTATTTGCTTGTTTATAATTTATTGAAGAAAAAGAAGTGGACATCCCAATTTAGCCGGCTTCCCTCTTTGCAGCATGCATTGATTGGCATGAAGTCTGCAATCTATACGGGTATTCCAGTGTTGCTTGTGAGTTTGATTTTAGGGATACAATGGGCATATACGGCGTTGTCAAATTGGACGATCTTCGATATTAAGATAGTCGGGTCATTCCTTTTGATAGTTGTCTACAGTGCATTGCTTTTCTTGAATAGAAGCGGGAAATTGAAAGCTGCAGATTTTGCATGGGCAACGGTTTTCGCCTTTGTTCTAATCATCATCAATTTCTTTTTGGGCAGTAAACTTTCACAATTCCACTTTTGGCTATAG